A genomic stretch from Setaria viridis chromosome 1, Setaria_viridis_v4.0, whole genome shotgun sequence includes:
- the LOC117833521 gene encoding protein PHOTOPERIOD-INDEPENDENT EARLY FLOWERING 1 isoform X2: MASKGPRSKLDHETRARRQKALEAPREPRRPKVHWDHVLAEMVWLAKEFDSERKWKLSMAKKIAQRANKSIVDQATKGERKQKEEEHRMRKVALNISKDVKKFWIKIEKLVVYKHQLELEERKKKALDKQLDFLLGQTERYSTMLAENLVDMPYPQKLENGTLQTNQSSQTEEVAEENENAAIPDDPDNMEVDGDYESSLDEEPEDDEHTIDEDEAQITEAERNEELAALQAEADLPLDDILKMYTETKVSRESSPDSKDMLSNLGSKNLIVDSSNQANGCDHDTAHSSSDDGNSSEEEDDGHSYAEFVKKNHGKSNGNISSIDEQEDKDYVAADEGKDDEATLSEEEELAKKEVPDHLEEIKLLQKESEIPLEELLAMYQKDGYADHETTELENSPCIVEETNTDMSLDDQSAKILEVNSDTVVGHLSADVMKTEHNVTANSMQSEIVPEPCAQQNFVEENNLADVNTVNGDKSDDVIADAAAAARSAQPTGNTFLTTNVRTKFPFLLKHSLREYQHIGLDWLVAMYEQRLNGILADEMGLGKTIMTISLLAHLACEKGIWGPHLIVVPTSVMLNWETEFLKWCPAFKILTYFGSAKERKQKRQGWMKPNYFHVCITTYRLVIQDSKVFKRKKWKYLILDEAHLIKNWKSQRWQTLLNFNSKRRILLTGTPLQNDLMELWSLMHFLMPHVFQSHQEFKDWFCNPISGMVEGQDKVNKEVIDRLHNVLRPFILRRLKRDVEKQLPKKHEHVIYCRLSRRQRNLYEDFIASSETQTTLASGNYFGMISIIMQLRKVCNHPDLFEGRPIISSFDMAGINMHLSYSVCMLLDKNPFSHVDLSDMNLVFTQNEFGMSSWEADEVVAAFPPSITSRDSQLDISCSKKDHQGSNVTNIFEDIQKALQDERIKESKERAASIAWWNRLRCEKRPVYGTNMREVLTVKHPVSDILEKRNNPLCHMDYSSSLADLVLPSVERFQKLLDIVESFTFAIPAARAPPPVCWCSKGKSPVFIDPAYREKCTNEFSPILSPIRSAIVRRQVYFPDRRLIQFDCGKLQELAILLRRLKSEGHRALIFTQMTKMLDVLEEFINLYGYTYLRLDGSTPPEERQTLMQRFNTNPKFFLFILSTRSGGVGINLVGADTVIFYDSDWNPAMDQQAQDRCHRIGQTREVHIYRLISESTIEENILKKANQKRALDDLVIQRGSYNTEFFKKLDPMEFFSGHTSLRVEDQQKDCSMTAGSSNDADVGLSNADVEAAIRQAEDEADYMALKKLEQEEAVDNQEFSEEAAGRPEDDDLVNEEDARHDEHIIEEHRYNSSDMEKEKNAALSNQLNEEKALTLAVGDEDTDMLADVKQMAAAAAAAGQASSSFENQLRPIDRYAMRFMELWDPVIDKAAINRQVNVEEEEWELDRIEKLKEDLEAEIDEDQEPLSYESWDVDFATTAYRQHVEALTQKQLLEEQEKQAREAAKELEEKNDNMSAHRRKSKKNKKKTGKFKSLKRGRLSSESEVILEETSVDTMSIDDNAPSPELISDESPRHYSNKRKKIMSATEEENSNRSLKKFKKATKSSSASEALSPRHLREEFNDSDPKSAARTKSDGRISIPCMSVKRVIVIKPERLKKKGIWSRDCASDSWTSEEDAVLCGTVHEYGPLWELASDFLHSLPGGAFYRGKYRHPVHCCERYRELFCKHAMSATDNSNSEKVPSGTGKAILRVSEDQAQMLVNVTSELPNNELLLQKHFMAVLSSVWRSKCRRDPRRVISTYSSALRMLSPVKNPAGSSANWSMVNFRPSFNLVRTALADAQAQSTQIVIPPPMRNQEYCRNHLELELDFLTDQHHYEEDFPSIVNVSILEPEPIKQAVEPVEQSLLSGLSCRQAETRLRMASEACYEGEGSHWASSAFHINDATRHKSGPKSIGKHKAASECGRPPKSKIQKITESHQEGPSTSSNFLRMPGQLFPGAADFHISESLSDFGISDSEFNYSEDLWQEVDYNEFLLDQDDSGLLPGIEELEPLSDFTDIG, encoded by the exons ATGGCATCAAAAGGTCCTCGGTCAAAACTAGACCATGAGACAAGAGCTAGGCGTCAGAAG GCTCTTGAAGCCCCAAGGGAGCCTCGACGGCCAAAAGTTCACTGGGACCATGTCCTTGCTGAGATGGTGTGGCTGGCAAAG GAGTTTGATTCTGAGAGAAAATGGAAGTTGTCCATGGCAAAAAAGATTGCTCAAAGAGCCAACAAGAGCATAGTTGACCAAGCAACAAAGGGCGAGCGAAAACAGAAG GAGGAGGAACATAGAATGAGAAAAGTCGCACTTAATATTTCCAAGGATGTGAAGAAGTTCTGGATCAAAATAGAAAAGCTG GTTGTCTATAAGCATCAACTGGAGcttgaggagaggaagaaaaaggCCCTTGATAAACAACTTGATTTCCTTTTAGGTCAGACTGAGAG GTATTCGACAATGTTGGCGGAAAACCTTGTGGACATGCCGTATCCCCAGAAACTAGAAAATGGAACTTTGCAGACAAATCAATCATCACAGACTGAGGAGGTTGCAGAAGAGAACGAAAATGCAGCAATACCTGATGATCCTG ATAACATGGAAGTGGACGGTGATTATGAGAGCTCCTTGGATGAAGAGCCT GAAGATGATGAGCACACAATTGATGAGGATGAAGCTCAGATCACTGAAGCTGAGCGCAACGAAGAATTAGCTGCTTTACAGGCAGAAGCTGACCTACCACTGGATGATATTCTCAAAATGTATACAGAAACCAAAG TTAGCAGGGAAAGCAGTCCAGACAGCAAAGACATGTTAAGTAACTTAGGCTCGAAGAATTTGATTGTAG ATTCTTCGAACCAGGCCAATGGCTGCGATCATGATACTGCTCACTCTTCAAGTGACGATGGCAATTCTTCTGAGGAAGAAGACGATGGCCATTCTTATGCTGAATTTGTTAAGAAGAATCAT GGAAAAAGTAATGGCAACATCTCTTCTATAGATGAGCAG GAAGACAAAGATTATGTTGCTGCTGATGAAGGAAAG GATGATGAAGCAACTTTGTCTGAAGAGGAAGAGTTAGCAAAGAAAGAAGTTCCTGATCATCTGGAAGAG ATTAAGTTATTGCAAAAGGAGAGCGAGATACCACTAGAAGAACTTCTTGCGATGTACCAGAAG gaTGGCTATGCAGATCATGAAACAACGGAGTTGGAGAATTCACCCTGTATTGTTGAAGAGACTAATACTGACATGTCGTTGGATGATCAATCTGCAAAGATTCTTGAAGTGAACAGTGATACAGTTGTGGGTCACCTATCTGCGGATGTGATGAAAACTGAGCATAATGTGACTGCTAATTCTATGCAATCAGAAATAGTACCAGAGCCTTGCGCACAACAGAATTTTGTGGAAGAGAATAATCTCGCTGATGTTAACACGGTCAATGGAGATAAAAGTGACGATGTAATTGCtgatgctgcagctgctgccagATCAGCACAACCAACTGGTAACACCTTCTTGACAACAAATGTGCGCACGAAATTCCCATTCCTTCTTAAGCATTCGCTTCGCGAATACCAGCATATAGGGTTGGATTGGTTGGTTGCAATGTATGAGCAGAGGCTTAATGGAATTCTAGCAGATGAAATGGGTCTAGGCAAGACAATCATGACTAtctccttgcttgcacatcttGCATGTGAGAAGGGGATATGGGGTCCTCATCTTATCGTTGTGCCAACTAGTGTTATGCTAAACTGGGAGACTGAATTTCTCAAGTGGTGTCCTGCTTTTAAAATATTGACTTACTTTGGAAGTGCAAAGGAGAGAAAGCAAAAGCGTCAGGGCTGGATGAAACCAAATTACTTCCATGTTTGCATCACAACATACAGGCTTGTCATCCAGGACTCTAAAGTGTTTAAGCGAAAAAAGTGGAAGTATCTTATTCTTGATGAGGCTCATCTGATAAAGAACTGGAAATCACAGCGATGGCAGACTTTACTTAATTTTAATTCAAAACGACGCATTCTTTTGACTGGAACTCCGCTGCAAAATGACCTCATGGAACTTTGGTCCCTGATGCACTTTCTGATGCCTCATGTATTTCAGTCTCACCAGGAGTTCAAGGATTGGTTCTGCAATCCAATTTCAGGAATGGTGGAGGGCCAAGATAAAGTAAATAAAGAAGTCATAGATCGATTGCACAATGTCCTTCGTCCATTTATACTGCGGCGGCTGAAAAGAGATGTCGAGAAACAGTTACCAAAGAAGCACGAGCATGTCATATATTGCCGACTTTCTAGAAGACAAAGGAATTTGTATGAAGATTTTATTGCTAGCTCAGAGACACAAACAACACTAGCAAGTGGGAATTATTTTGGCATGATAAGTATCATTATGCAACTTAGAAAGGTCTGTAACCACCCAGATCTTTTTGAAGGTCGCCCAATAATAAGCTCATTTGACATGGCTGGGATTAACATGCATCTCAGCTATTCAGTATGCATGCTCCTTGATAAGAATCCGTTTTCTCATGTGGACCTATCTGATATGAATCTTGTGTTTACTCAAAATGAATTTGGCATGAGTTCCTGGGAAGCTGACGAGGTGGTTGCTGCTTTTCCTCCAAGTATCACCTCCCGGGACTCTCAGCTGGATATATCCTGCTCGAAAAAGGATCATCAGGGGAGTAATGTAACAAATATTTTTGAAGATATTCAGAAAGCCCTACAGGATGAGAGAATAAAGGAATCCAAAGAAAGGGCAGCTTCCATTGCATGGTGGAATAGGTTACGATGTGAAAAGAGGCCTGTCTATGGCACAAATATGAGAGAGGTTTTGACTGTAAAGCATCCTGTATCTGATATTCTTGAGAAGAGGAACAACCCTTTGTGCCACATGGATTATTCATCGAGCCTAGCAGACCTTGTTCTTCCATCAGTGGAACGGTTTCAGAAACTGCTTGATATTGTGGAATCATTTACATTTGCAATTCCTGCTGCTCGAGCTCCTCCCCCTGTTTGCTGGTGCAGCAAAGGGAAGTCTCCTGTTTTTATTGATCCGGCATATAGAGAAAAATGCACGAATGAGTTTTCCCCCATTCTGTCTCCTATAAGGTCTGCTATTGTTCGCCGCCAAGTTTACTTTCCTGATAGGCGTTTGATCCAGTTTGATTGTGGCAAGTTGCAGGAACTTGCCATTCTGCTGAGGCGTTTGAAGTCAGAAGGGCACAGAGCCTTGATATTTACTCAGATGACTAAGATGCTTGATGTCTTGGAAGAGTTCATAAATTTATATGGGTATACATATTTACGTTTAGATGGTTCTACACCGCCAGAAGAGAGGCAGACCCTCATGCAGAGGTTCAATACAAATCCAaagtttttccttttcattttgtcTACTCGTAGTGGTGGTGTGGGAATCAACCTAGTAGGTGCGGACACTGTCATATTCTATGACAGTGACTGGAACCCTGCAATGGACCAACAGGCACAGGACAGATGTCACAGGATTGGTCAGACTCGTGAAGTTCACATATATAGACTCATTAGTGAAAGCACTATAGAGGAGAACATTCTGAAGAAAGCGAATCAGAAACGAGCTCTTGATGATCTAGTGATACAGCGAGGTAGCTACAATACAGAGTTTTTCAAGAAGCTCGATCCTATGGAGTTCTTTTCTGGGCACACGTCTCTTCGTGTGGAAGACCAGCAGAAGGACTGCTCTATGACTGCCGGATCTTCAAATGATGCGGATGTGGGGTTGTCAAATGCAGATGTTGAAGCGGCTATTAGACAAGCAGAAGATGAAGCTGACTATATGGCTCTCAAGAAGCTAGAGCAGGAAGAAGCCGTGGACAATCAAGAGTTCAGCGAGGAGGCTGCTGGTAGACCAGAGGATGATGATTTGGTAAATGAGGAGGATGCAAGACACGATGAACACATTATCGAAGAACATAGATATAACTCTTCGGAtatggagaaggagaagaatgcTGCTTTGTCCAATCAATTAAATGAAGAAAAGGCTCTTACATTGGCTGTTGGTGATGAAGATACAGACATGCTTGCTGATGTGAAACAGATGGCTGCCGCCGCAGCTGCTGCAGGACAAGCAAGTTCGTCCTTCGAAAACCAGCTCCGGCCAATTGATAGATATGCAATGCGCTTTATGGAACTCTGGGATCCAGTAATTGACAAAGCTGCTATAAATCGTCAAGTAAATGTTGAAGAGGAAGAATGGGAGCTCGATCGCATTGAAAAACTCAAAGAGGATTTAGAAGCAGAAATTGATGAAGACCAGGAACCGCTTTCTTATGAAT CCTGGGATGTTGATTTTGCTACGACAGCCTATCGCCAACATGTTGAGGCTTTAACTCAAAAGCAG TTGTTGGAAGAACAGGAAAAACAGGCTCGGGAAGCTGCAAAAGAGTTGGAGGAGAAAAATGATAATATGAG CGCTCACCGTAGAAAgtcaaaaaagaacaaaaagaagaCCGGCAAGTTCAAGTCCCTGAAAAGAGGACGTTTGTCATCTGAATCAGAAGTCATACTGGAGGAAACTTCTGTAGATACAATGAGCATTGATGACAATGCACCCTCACCTGAACTCATAAGTGATGAATCACCTCGCCATTATTCTAACAAGCGTAAGAAGATTATGTCTGCTACTGAAGAAGAAAACAGTAACAGAAgtttgaagaagttcaagaaagCCACTAAATCAAGTAGTGCCTCAGAAGCCTTGTCACCTAGGCACTTGAGGGAAGAGTTTAATGATTCAGATCCAAAATCGGCAGCTAGAACTAAGAGTGATGGCAGAATTTCCATCCCTTGCATGTCAGTAAAACGTGTTATTGTAATAAAACCTGAGAGGCTGAAAAAGAAGGGAATATGGTCTCGTGATTGTGCTTCAGACTCATGGACATCTGAGGAGGATGCGGTTCTTTGCGGAACTGTGCATGAGTATGGTCCTCTTTGGGAACTGGCAAGTGATTTTCTTCATTCCTTACCAGGTGGTGCTTTTTATAGGGGAAAATATCGTCATCCAGTGCATTGCTGTGAGAGATACCGAGAACTATTCTGCAAACATGCAATGTCAGCAACAGATAATTCTAACAGTGAAAAGGTTCCTTCTGGGACTGGAAAGGCTATACTGAGAGTATCTGAG GATCAAGCTCAGATGTTGGTGAATGTGACCAGTGAACTTCCTAACAATGAGTTGCTTCTCCAGAAACACTTCATGGCTGTACTTTCATCTGTCTGGAGATCAAAATGCCGGCGTGATCCCCGGCGTGTTATAAGTACTTACTCTAGTGCACTACGCATGCTTTCTCCTGTGAAAAATCCTGCTGGATCAAGTGCGAACTGGTCCATGGTAAACTTTAGACCAAGCTTCAATCTAGTTAGGACAGCCCTTGCAGATGCTCAGGCTCAATCTACACAAATTGTGATTCCGCCACCGATGAGAAATCAAGAATACTGCCGGAATCATTTAGAATTAGAATTGGATTTCTTGACAGATCAGCATCATTATGAAGAGGACTTCCCATCTATAGTAAATGTGTCCATACTAGAACCAGAACCAATCAAACAGGCTGTGGAGCCAGTGGAACAATCACTATTGTCTGGACTTTCTTGTAGACAAGCTGAGACCAGACTCAG AATGGCATCAGAAGCTTGTTATGAAGGTGAAGGTTCTCATTGGGCATCATCAGCTTTCCACATAAATGATGCCACCCGGCATAAATCTGGGCCAAAGTCCATAGGAAAGCACAAAGCAGCATCAGAATGTGGAAGACCTCCCAAATCAAAAATCCAGAAGATTACTGAATCGCATCAGGAAGGGCCAAGTACCTCGAGTAATTTTCTTCGGATGCCTGGTCAACTTTTCCCAGGTGCAGCTGACTTCCACATTAGCGAGTCCCTATCTGACTTTGGTATCAGCGATTCTGAATTCAACTACTCCGAGGATCTCTGGCAAGAGGTTGACTACAACGAGTTCCTCCTGGACCAGGATGACTCTGGTCTCCTTCCTGGTATTGAGGAGTTAGAACCTCTTTCAGATTTCACAGATATTGGATGA